A genomic stretch from Vibrio algarum includes:
- a CDS encoding ABC transporter permease → MYQIYWTAFKSLLSKEINRFMRIWVQTLVPPAITMTLYFIIFGNLIGSRIGEMNGFSYMEYIVPGLIMMSVITNSYSNVASSFYSSKFQKNIEELLVAPVPNYIIIAGFVMGGVTRGLAVGTIVTFVSLFFVDLQVEHWGIIIATVFMTSVVFSIGGLINAIFAKTFDDISIIPTFILTPLTYLGGVFYSINLLPEFWQGVSKINPIVYMVNAFRYGFLGVSDVDIVTSFSVLIGFVVVLYSVAHYLVTKGIGLRS, encoded by the coding sequence ATGTATCAAATATATTGGACGGCCTTTAAAAGCTTACTATCGAAAGAGATCAATCGTTTCATGCGAATTTGGGTGCAAACGCTTGTACCTCCAGCAATTACAATGACACTCTACTTCATTATATTTGGCAACCTTATTGGTTCGAGAATAGGTGAAATGAATGGTTTCAGCTATATGGAATATATTGTTCCTGGTTTGATCATGATGTCGGTTATCACTAACTCTTATTCAAACGTAGCATCTTCATTTTATAGCTCAAAATTTCAAAAAAACATTGAAGAGTTGTTAGTCGCGCCTGTTCCGAATTACATCATTATTGCTGGTTTTGTTATGGGCGGCGTGACTCGCGGACTTGCTGTTGGCACTATTGTTACTTTTGTTTCTTTATTCTTTGTGGATTTACAGGTGGAGCATTGGGGGATAATAATCGCGACGGTCTTTATGACCTCAGTTGTATTTTCTATCGGTGGTTTGATTAATGCGATATTTGCAAAAACCTTTGACGATATTTCGATTATCCCTACTTTTATTCTTACTCCTCTGACTTATTTAGGCGGCGTGTTTTATTCCATCAATCTTCTGCCAGAATTTTGGCAAGGGGTGTCAAAAATCAATCCAATTGTATATATGGTTAATGCTTTTAGGTATGGGTTTTTAGGCGTATCTGATGTGGATATCGTGACTTCCTTTTCTGTGCTTATTGGTTTCGTGGT